A DNA window from Brassica napus cultivar Da-Ae chromosome A4, Da-Ae, whole genome shotgun sequence contains the following coding sequences:
- the LOC111215308 gene encoding uncharacterized protein LOC111215308, which produces MMPLTTFHLLRYKQLIDIATGTNNLPDVVGQIRMFQGNDLKNPRATTEVRIGLLLNRSKMVRLTIIDNVSAQFRDLHSMTVMKYKVVIITSINPRVFKGKLILATTPATRFYCDSTIDLIHSFIRRIKGSNHS; this is translated from the exons ATGATGCCTCTTACCACATTCCATCTCCTCCGATACAAACAGTTGATCGACATAGCCACTGGTACCAACAACTTGCCAG ATGTGGTTGGACAAATAAGAATGTTTCAAGGTAACGATCTCAAAAATCCGAGGGCAACAACGGAGGTCAGAATTGGTCTACTACTAAACAG GTCAAAAATGGTCCGCTTGACAATAATAGACAATGTGTCTGCCCAGTTTAGAGACTTACATAGCATGACAGTCATGAAATACAAAGTTGTAATCATTACAAGCATCAATCCCAGAGTATTTAAAG GAAAACTGATACTCGCCACAACTCCTGCTACTCGATTTTACTGTGACAGCACTATTGATCTCATACACAGCTTCATCCGGAGAATAAAAGGTAGTAATCACTCATGA